The following are from one region of the Ignavibacteriales bacterium genome:
- a CDS encoding ABC transporter permease, whose product MKFDIKELPTHLGKLSNVGTIFKKELRSYFNSAVAYVVIVVFLAIVGWMYTSSMFLINVASLRMMFELIPLVFLFVVPAVTMRLLAEEKKAGTIELLTTKPLHDWEIVAGKFLAAWALIGFALLPTLIYYITVVFLGDIDNGPVIGGYLGLLFMAGVYVAIGLLASSLTENQIVAFIVGLLLMFVFYMMDKVLIFVPDFMTSVVEYLGIDFHFSNIARGVIDSRDIVYFGSVLGFTLYLSVISLERRKW is encoded by the coding sequence ATGAAATTTGACATCAAAGAATTACCAACGCATCTCGGCAAGCTTTCCAATGTGGGAACAATCTTTAAAAAAGAATTGCGTTCCTATTTCAACTCGGCAGTAGCATATGTCGTCATTGTCGTGTTCCTCGCCATTGTCGGCTGGATGTACACGAGCAGCATGTTTCTTATCAACGTGGCATCGCTCCGCATGATGTTTGAATTGATCCCGCTTGTATTTCTGTTTGTGGTTCCTGCGGTAACCATGCGCCTCCTGGCGGAGGAAAAAAAGGCTGGCACCATCGAATTGCTGACAACCAAACCGCTGCACGATTGGGAAATAGTTGCAGGTAAGTTTCTTGCTGCATGGGCGCTCATCGGTTTTGCACTTCTCCCTACGCTCATCTATTATATCACGGTCGTCTTTCTCGGCGACATCGACAACGGCCCTGTTATTGGCGGCTACCTTGGCTTACTATTTATGGCGGGTGTCTATGTGGCGATCGGTCTGCTGGCTTCGAGTTTAACGGAGAATCAAATAGTTGCGTTCATTGTCGGTCTGCTGCTGATGTTTGTATTCTATATGATGGATAAGGTGCTCATTTTCGTACCGGATTTTATGACAAGCGTGGTCGAATATCTTGGTATTGATTTTCACTTTTCCAATATTGCACGCGGCGTCATCGACTCGCGGGATATTGTGTACTTCGGCTCCGTGCTCGGCTTCACGCTCTATCTTTCAGTGATCTCTCTAGAACGAAGAAAGTGGTGA
- a CDS encoding alpha/beta hydrolase, which translates to MPRMLCSQVTAIQYISYYFLVTIIILIPASAQEFIPLWPKGLMPNSKGTIVEDSIANDRIYKVGTPGMWAFFPSVQENKGAAVVICPGGGYDHLSIHAAGFQIAKWFNTFGVIAFVLKYRLPNAPNLQNRYIVPLQDAQRAMRFIRAHAIHWRILPDKIGIFGTSAGGQLAATLGTQMENVSSIGDSLDNVSFRPNFLILISPVIDLGKYAHSGTRDNLLGTHPSKTLIEKYSAHLQVTSTTPPSFIVHALNDPAVSVRNSLLFYQALLDSNVSVSFHEFPLGAHTIGLRDNLGSTELWTKLCEMWLNEMGFISEKK; encoded by the coding sequence ATGCCAAGAATGCTATGCTCTCAAGTAACGGCTATTCAATATATATCGTATTATTTTCTTGTAACAATTATTATTCTCATTCCAGCTTCTGCACAAGAATTCATTCCACTGTGGCCGAAAGGTTTAATGCCTAACTCCAAAGGTACGATCGTTGAAGATAGTATTGCCAATGATCGGATTTACAAAGTAGGAACACCGGGTATGTGGGCATTCTTCCCTTCCGTGCAAGAAAATAAGGGAGCCGCAGTTGTTATTTGTCCCGGCGGTGGATACGACCATTTATCAATTCATGCAGCCGGATTCCAGATTGCGAAATGGTTTAATACTTTCGGGGTGATCGCATTTGTTCTGAAATACCGCCTTCCCAACGCACCCAATCTTCAGAATAGGTACATTGTTCCGTTGCAGGATGCACAACGTGCAATGCGTTTTATTCGCGCTCATGCAATTCACTGGCGAATCCTTCCAGACAAAATAGGAATATTCGGTACATCAGCCGGCGGCCAATTGGCTGCAACACTTGGAACGCAGATGGAAAATGTATCTTCCATTGGAGATTCACTTGATAATGTGTCTTTCCGGCCGAACTTTCTCATTTTGATTTCTCCGGTAATTGATTTAGGAAAATACGCCCATAGTGGAACCAGGGATAACCTTCTTGGCACTCATCCGTCAAAAACTCTTATTGAAAAGTACTCTGCACATTTGCAGGTAACTTCTACAACACCTCCAAGCTTTATTGTGCATGCATTGAATGATCCAGCGGTTTCTGTTCGCAATAGCTTGCTTTTCTATCAAGCGCTTCTCGACAGTAATGTATCGGTGAGTTTTCATGAATTTCCACTGGGGGCACATACCATCGGACTTCGCGATAATCTTGGTTCAACAGAACTGTGGACAAAACTTTGCGAAATGTGGCTGAACGAGATGGGATTCATATCAGAGAAAAAATAA
- a CDS encoding phosphatase PAP2 family protein — MTNKRLTIGKLQLRATDGLILATLAVFSLLAIIFSYRIDGWWILVLKNIAVAIAYILFNQFSEHATKKFWKFFLRMVPIVLTYAYLFGAVDKFQLLIYGRWMDDYVLDFEQWVFNVQPTLWIEDFISKPLTEWMMFSYVIYVPMYPVLCGIIYYLRGELAMEDYFFTLGFTNILCDIGFILFPVASPMHYIKQLYTVPLDGWMWTFLGECMRKYLHFAGGSIPSPHTAAATIMWVMAYRYHRPSFWVLTPIILSLYISTFYCRYHYVTDAVVGVLVAFLALAIAPALMKLWDIMATRKTVTST, encoded by the coding sequence ATGACGAACAAACGATTGACAATCGGCAAACTCCAACTTCGTGCAACAGATGGATTGATTCTTGCAACGCTTGCTGTTTTCAGTTTACTCGCGATCATCTTTTCTTATCGGATCGATGGTTGGTGGATACTCGTTCTCAAGAATATCGCCGTCGCCATTGCGTATATTCTCTTCAACCAATTCAGCGAACACGCAACGAAAAAATTCTGGAAGTTTTTTCTCCGCATGGTTCCGATTGTGCTTACCTATGCGTATCTCTTCGGGGCTGTCGATAAATTCCAGTTACTCATTTACGGCAGATGGATGGACGATTATGTGCTCGATTTTGAGCAATGGGTATTCAATGTGCAGCCAACGCTGTGGATAGAAGACTTTATTTCTAAGCCGCTGACGGAATGGATGATGTTTTCTTACGTCATTTATGTACCGATGTATCCAGTTCTATGCGGAATCATTTATTATTTACGCGGCGAGCTGGCAATGGAGGATTACTTCTTTACACTCGGATTCACTAACATTCTCTGTGATATTGGCTTTATTCTTTTTCCTGTTGCAAGTCCGATGCATTATATCAAACAGTTATACACTGTTCCGTTAGACGGTTGGATGTGGACATTTCTTGGTGAGTGCATGCGGAAGTACCTGCACTTTGCCGGCGGATCGATTCCCAGTCCGCATACAGCCGCCGCAACCATTATGTGGGTGATGGCTTATCGGTATCATCGTCCATCATTCTGGGTTCTGACGCCAATTATTCTTTCACTTTACATTTCCACATTTTATTGCCGTTACCATTATGTGACTGATGCTGTGGTTGGAGTATTAGTAGCATTTCTTGCACTTGCTATCGCACCGGCTTTGATGAAACTGTGGGATATAATGGCAACACGCAAAACCGTTACGTCTACTTGA
- a CDS encoding GldG family protein produces MNTKKAQTMFRVLLVLGILILLNFISVRLFSRLDLTKAGVYTLSDASKNLVRNLDDRITVKAYFTEDLPSPYNNNRRQVLDILNEYKAYAKGNLHFEFINPEGEKNEREAQQAGIPPVEVQIVKEDKFEVKRAFLGLVLMYEDKKELLPVVQNLGSLEYDISAAIKRLTMQAKKRIGYTIGHQEPELKSMQKANQEVSAQYEVVPVDLSSNTATVPQDLAALLVIAPQTKFSDTAKYQIDQYLMRGGKVAFLLNKVNASLQQRYTQPVELGLEDMLENYGIRINSDLVRDAQCANVTVMQQQGQFQMQSQIPFPYLPNVANVDRSNPIVKDLQGLILYFVSSLDTSLAVNKGLKAEVLLRSSKHSGRQTGFLMIDPLHRYTQDELSESNIPMAAVVSGSFKSYFSAKGGASSTLVPQATKSPETRIVVVGDGDFMRDDFASSRGNLTFFINIIDYLADDAGLITIRSKNVAQPPLEQISDGTKKLLKYGDLLVPPLLVIAYGLLRWRRRVALKRSFEAQV; encoded by the coding sequence ATGAATACAAAAAAAGCTCAAACTATGTTCCGGGTGTTGTTGGTGTTAGGCATCCTCATTCTCTTGAATTTCATTTCTGTGCGGCTGTTCAGCCGGTTAGATCTCACGAAGGCAGGCGTTTATACGCTCTCGGATGCGAGCAAAAATCTTGTGCGCAATCTTGATGATCGTATTACAGTGAAAGCGTACTTCACAGAAGATTTGCCGTCTCCGTACAATAATAACAGGCGGCAAGTGCTCGACATTTTGAATGAGTACAAAGCATACGCCAAAGGCAATCTGCATTTTGAGTTCATCAATCCGGAAGGAGAGAAAAATGAACGCGAAGCGCAGCAAGCAGGTATTCCTCCGGTCGAAGTGCAGATCGTGAAGGAAGATAAATTTGAAGTGAAGCGCGCGTTCCTCGGTCTCGTTCTGATGTACGAAGACAAAAAGGAATTACTGCCGGTTGTGCAAAATCTTGGTTCGTTGGAATATGACATCAGCGCTGCCATCAAACGTCTGACGATGCAAGCGAAGAAGCGCATCGGCTATACTATCGGACATCAAGAACCGGAACTGAAGAGCATGCAAAAAGCAAATCAAGAGGTGAGCGCGCAATACGAAGTGGTCCCAGTTGACCTCAGTTCAAACACCGCAACGGTTCCCCAGGATTTAGCAGCACTGCTGGTTATTGCACCGCAGACAAAATTTTCAGACACAGCAAAATATCAAATCGATCAATATCTCATGCGCGGCGGTAAGGTCGCGTTCCTGCTGAACAAAGTGAATGCGTCGCTCCAGCAGCGTTACACGCAGCCGGTTGAGCTTGGGCTGGAAGATATGCTGGAGAATTACGGCATCCGTATCAACAGTGATTTAGTCCGTGATGCTCAGTGCGCCAATGTGACCGTGATGCAGCAGCAGGGACAGTTTCAGATGCAGAGTCAGATTCCATTCCCCTATCTGCCGAATGTAGCAAATGTGGATCGCTCAAATCCTATTGTCAAAGATTTGCAGGGATTGATTCTTTACTTTGTAAGTTCGCTCGACACAAGTTTGGCGGTGAACAAAGGATTGAAGGCGGAAGTGCTCTTGCGTTCCTCCAAACATAGCGGCAGACAAACAGGTTTCTTGATGATTGATCCGCTCCATCGTTATACACAGGATGAGTTGTCAGAATCAAATATTCCCATGGCAGCAGTCGTGAGCGGATCATTCAAGAGTTATTTCTCCGCGAAAGGCGGAGCGAGCAGCACCCTTGTTCCGCAAGCGACGAAGAGTCCGGAAACGCGTATCGTGGTAGTAGGTGATGGCGATTTCATGAGGGATGACTTCGCGAGCAGCCGCGGCAATCTGACGTTCTTTATCAACATCATAGATTATCTTGCAGATGATGCCGGCTTGATTACGATTCGTTCAAAGAATGTTGCACAGCCTCCCCTTGAGCAAATTTCAGATGGAACAAAAAAACTGTTGAAGTATGGCGACTTGCTTGTACCGCCATTACTCGTTATCGCGTATGGTTTATTGCGGTGGAGACGGCGTGTGGCACTGAAACGTTCCTTTGAAGCTCAGGTATAG
- a CDS encoding type II CAAX endopeptidase family protein produces the protein MKSLENFFSLPAFFSKENKKPAIILLLAPLVLTTWKYYGSKSFYLAHLSDKLLIFNSAAMTAEWYNYLSAFVLLGVIAIAVIKFVFKEPLADYGLQIGDWKFWIPVALVIGAVMVALSYPSAKDPQYIAEYPLYKGAGESMPMFAIHAVAYLIFYFGWELFFRGFMQFGLTDRFGVWGAILVQVALSCIVHIGKPDSEIYSSILGGLVWGIMVYRSKSIWPSIATHWILGISLDYFICFG, from the coding sequence ATGAAGAGTCTCGAGAATTTTTTTTCGCTCCCTGCATTTTTTTCCAAAGAGAACAAGAAACCGGCAATCATACTTCTCCTTGCACCGCTCGTTCTTACAACGTGGAAATACTACGGTTCTAAATCATTTTACCTGGCTCATCTCAGCGACAAACTTCTCATTTTCAATAGCGCTGCCATGACAGCGGAGTGGTACAATTATCTTTCCGCCTTTGTTCTGCTCGGCGTCATTGCAATCGCCGTCATCAAGTTTGTTTTTAAGGAGCCTCTCGCTGATTATGGATTACAAATTGGAGATTGGAAATTCTGGATTCCTGTAGCGCTGGTTATCGGAGCCGTGATGGTAGCGCTGTCCTATCCTTCAGCAAAGGATCCACAGTACATTGCAGAGTATCCTTTGTACAAAGGCGCCGGTGAGTCGATGCCGATGTTTGCAATCCATGCCGTTGCCTATCTCATTTTTTACTTCGGCTGGGAACTATTTTTCCGCGGATTTATGCAATTCGGATTAACCGACCGCTTCGGCGTTTGGGGTGCAATCCTTGTGCAGGTAGCGCTCTCGTGCATAGTCCATATCGGCAAACCGGATAGCGAGATTTACAGTTCTATCCTTGGCGGACTTGTATGGGGAATTATGGTCTATCGATCAAAATCAATCTGGCCTTCAATCGCAACACACTGGATACTCGGAATCTCGCTGGATTATTTTATATGCTTTGGCTAA
- a CDS encoding Ig-like domain-containing protein, protein MKRLFVYLAVIVCSFGCQDKIVEYNYDSEKIYHNDLLHGDLLGRVLQKESSAMAIVSQLSPVDSIAINPVDGSFTFRDLRAGNYTLTIRTDQYRIYERQNVVITGGAIMYLGDVDLSKVPELVSTYYPNDKDEIVYDWRYGRISISITFTQPMDRASVEQAFSTLPATDGVFVWGQYTWAPYTTMYADNASGVRSEKGATITTYSKVSSFTYVIAKKDCFADTNYSVTLSTAAKDTAGNHVRFPLTFNFRTVQSYTTIYGIQSTPMYGDEEVDPLSNSGIRITFPRRMEPTSTESATIVSPNMNKLFLWPEENVLLIYPGGPFLTDTTISVHIGGNALDKDGIALGKDYDMWFRTAAFAITNVSPQNAQLFVSPTQTISITFNSYVKLASVQSQSAIQISPPVAGSFSYYNPYSSYDYPQTIIFTPSSGMASNTKYTVTVSTNVRDMYDVPLKKPYVFSFVTRP, encoded by the coding sequence ATGAAACGGCTCTTCGTTTACCTTGCAGTTATCGTATGTTCATTTGGATGCCAGGATAAAATTGTTGAGTATAACTACGATAGCGAAAAAATCTATCACAATGATTTACTCCATGGTGATTTGCTCGGCCGTGTTCTGCAAAAGGAGAGCAGTGCTATGGCGATTGTTTCCCAGCTCAGCCCGGTGGATTCGATAGCAATCAATCCTGTGGATGGATCTTTTACGTTCCGTGATCTTCGCGCCGGAAATTACACACTCACGATCCGCACAGACCAATACCGGATTTACGAGCGTCAGAATGTTGTTATCACGGGTGGTGCGATCATGTATCTGGGGGATGTCGATCTTTCAAAAGTGCCGGAATTGGTCTCAACCTATTACCCGAATGATAAAGACGAGATTGTCTATGACTGGCGCTATGGCCGCATCTCGATTTCCATTACCTTTACCCAGCCTATGGATCGGGCAAGTGTTGAACAGGCGTTTTCAACGTTACCGGCAACGGATGGTGTTTTCGTTTGGGGTCAGTATACTTGGGCGCCGTATACGACTATGTATGCGGACAATGCATCGGGCGTTCGCTCTGAGAAAGGGGCTACGATTACTACCTACAGCAAGGTGTCCTCGTTTACATATGTGATCGCAAAAAAGGATTGCTTCGCCGACACAAATTACTCGGTTACCCTGTCAACCGCGGCAAAAGATACCGCGGGCAATCATGTACGATTCCCCTTAACATTTAATTTTAGAACTGTTCAATCTTATACAACGATTTATGGGATTCAATCAACGCCTATGTATGGTGACGAGGAAGTAGATCCTCTCTCCAATTCGGGTATCCGAATTACCTTCCCTCGAAGAATGGAACCAACATCAACCGAATCTGCAACCATTGTCTCTCCGAATATGAATAAATTATTCCTCTGGCCGGAAGAGAATGTTCTCCTGATCTATCCCGGCGGGCCATTCCTGACAGATACAACTATATCCGTGCATATCGGCGGCAATGCACTTGACAAGGACGGTATTGCGTTAGGAAAAGATTACGACATGTGGTTCCGGACCGCTGCCTTTGCAATAACCAATGTCAGTCCGCAGAATGCGCAGCTCTTTGTATCACCAACTCAGACAATTAGTATAACCTTCAATAGTTATGTAAAGCTAGCGTCAGTACAGTCACAATCCGCAATCCAGATATCTCCACCAGTAGCGGGGAGTTTTTCATATTACAACCCATACTCCTCGTACGATTATCCTCAAACGATAATATTTACGCCTTCATCAGGAATGGCGAGTAATACAAAGTACACTGTCACTGTTTCAACAAATGTCCGGGATATGTACGATGTACCATTGAAAAAACCGTATGTGTTTTCATTTGTCACACGACCATAA
- a CDS encoding ATP-binding cassette domain-containing protein → MAIAVRNLTKLYGTEKAVNDISFDVKTGEILGFLGPNGAGKTTTMKIITCYMPPTSGKVEVEGLDIAEHSFDVRKKIGYLPEMNPLYFDMNVVEYLDYSARLHGLKDALLRSRLKEMIDVCGIADVRHKDIGELSKGFRQRVGLAQAMIHDPEVLILDEPTSGLDPNQIVEIRNLIRQLGRAKTVVLSTHILSEVQATCDRVIIINEGTIVADGTLEQLQQDFRGSEKISLELKANTTNAMTAMYPKFKEILHVESVEYVGQEGDVHKFSILTEKGFDIREQIFRRAVSEGWVLMEMSRKATSLEEVFHKLTTSE, encoded by the coding sequence ATGGCTATTGCAGTTCGAAATTTGACAAAACTCTACGGCACCGAAAAAGCGGTGAACGATATTTCGTTCGATGTGAAAACAGGCGAAATTCTTGGCTTTCTTGGTCCCAATGGTGCCGGCAAAACCACGACGATGAAAATCATCACCTGTTACATGCCGCCTACATCCGGTAAGGTTGAAGTGGAAGGTTTGGATATCGCCGAACATTCGTTTGACGTGCGGAAAAAAATCGGGTACCTGCCTGAGATGAATCCACTCTACTTTGATATGAATGTTGTGGAATATTTAGACTACTCCGCACGCCTGCATGGATTGAAAGATGCTCTGTTGAGAAGCCGGTTGAAGGAAATGATCGATGTGTGCGGCATTGCCGATGTGAGGCACAAAGACATCGGCGAGTTGTCGAAAGGATTTCGCCAGCGTGTGGGACTTGCGCAGGCGATGATTCACGATCCCGAGGTGCTCATTCTTGATGAGCCGACCAGCGGTCTTGACCCGAATCAAATTGTGGAGATACGTAATCTTATCCGCCAGCTTGGCCGCGCAAAAACAGTTGTGCTTTCCACGCATATACTTTCAGAAGTACAGGCAACCTGCGACCGCGTCATCATCATTAATGAAGGAACAATCGTTGCCGATGGGACGCTGGAGCAATTGCAGCAAGATTTCCGCGGCTCCGAAAAGATTTCATTGGAATTAAAAGCCAACACGACAAATGCAATGACGGCGATGTATCCAAAGTTCAAAGAAATCTTGCATGTAGAGTCGGTAGAGTATGTCGGGCAGGAAGGCGATGTGCACAAGTTCTCCATTCTCACAGAAAAAGGATTTGACATTCGCGAACAAATTTTCAGGCGTGCAGTATCTGAAGGATGGGTATTGATGGAAATGTCGCGTAAGGCGACGAGTCTGGAAGAAGTCTTCCATAAACTAACGACTTCAGAGTAG
- a CDS encoding GNAT family N-acetyltransferase, translating to MNSISIRHINDTDKSWINRILTDRWGSPTIVSRGVLHAANELSGFIAIDRNVPAGLLTYRFEEGACEVVSLDSLAEGRGIGSALLKSVEEVAKEKESNRIWLITTNDNLHALRFYQRRGYVLVAVHRNAIERSRQLKPQIPIIGKDGIPLRDEIELEKKL from the coding sequence ATGAACTCGATTAGTATCCGACATATTAATGATACTGATAAATCGTGGATTAATCGCATTCTCACTGATCGATGGGGATCACCTACAATTGTTTCTCGAGGCGTCCTTCATGCTGCGAACGAATTGTCTGGTTTTATTGCCATTGATAGAAATGTTCCTGCGGGCCTTCTCACGTATAGATTCGAGGAAGGAGCATGTGAAGTGGTGTCGCTTGACAGTCTTGCTGAAGGTCGTGGTATAGGATCAGCCCTTTTGAAATCTGTTGAAGAAGTTGCAAAAGAGAAAGAAAGTAATCGAATTTGGCTTATTACAACAAATGATAATCTGCATGCTTTGCGATTTTATCAACGGAGAGGATATGTTCTTGTAGCAGTGCATCGCAATGCGATTGAAAGATCCCGTCAACTTAAACCACAAATTCCAATAATTGGCAAAGACGGCATTCCCTTGCGTGATGAAATCGAACTGGAAAAGAAATTATGA
- a CDS encoding SUMF1/EgtB/PvdO family nonheme iron enzyme, which yields MKLIQHTSIYMRELTMTMFKVYLPFFILFVFVSCKDNSTQPTETENPVVAVVSPANGSEIKADTVYKIIVDATDSKGITKVEFYIDGQFAGVDRSSPYEYDWNTTGLSGEHTVMAKGTDQNGQSGSSSVVNIKIKVITNNAPTVPANPFPTDNANSVSSPINLSWSCNDPDGDTLIYDVYRGTVNPPTTIVATQESSTYIIQNDLVVNATYYWKIVARDKKGAITSGPIWRFTTTATFSYVSIAGGTFTARTTPITISSFKMDKYEVTYGLWTDVRNWALTHGYTNTDIPAGNNGNNGTIHHPVTQVNWYEVVKWCNARSEKEGLTPVYYTDSTQTTVYRTGEISINSSAVKWTANGYRLPTETEWEFAARGGIYSHNYSYSGSNTIGEVAWYNLNSLGTTQPVGQLKANELGLFDMSGNVYELCWDWLVDNTYPVGGAIDPKGPSTPGSQIEMRIVRGGCYSADKSYCEVGQHFGGFAPTVRYSTDTGFRCVQK from the coding sequence ATGAAACTCATTCAACATACTTCCATATACATGAGAGAATTAACGATGACTATGTTCAAAGTGTACCTCCCGTTCTTCATACTTTTTGTGTTTGTCTCATGCAAGGATAATTCAACTCAGCCGACGGAGACAGAAAATCCAGTTGTTGCCGTTGTATCACCTGCGAATGGATCAGAGATAAAAGCTGATACTGTCTATAAAATTATTGTTGATGCTACAGATAGTAAAGGCATCACAAAAGTAGAGTTTTATATTGATGGACAATTTGCAGGTGTTGATCGTTCTTCACCTTATGAATACGATTGGAACACAACGGGCTTAAGCGGAGAACATACTGTTATGGCAAAAGGAACCGATCAGAATGGCCAAAGCGGTTCTTCGTCAGTGGTCAACATAAAAATCAAGGTTATCACAAACAATGCACCTACTGTACCTGCCAATCCGTTTCCAACAGATAATGCAAATTCAGTTTCCTCCCCAATTAATCTTAGTTGGTCATGCAACGATCCCGACGGAGATACATTAATATATGATGTCTATCGTGGAACGGTTAATCCGCCAACAACAATTGTCGCAACCCAAGAATCTAGTACCTATATCATTCAAAATGATTTGGTAGTAAATGCTACCTATTATTGGAAAATAGTAGCGAGAGATAAGAAAGGCGCAATAACAAGCGGTCCAATATGGCGGTTCACAACAACAGCGACATTTTCCTATGTATCGATAGCCGGCGGCACTTTTACTGCTCGGACAACTCCAATCACTATTAGCAGTTTCAAGATGGATAAATACGAAGTGACATATGGGTTATGGACAGATGTGAGAAATTGGGCATTAACTCATGGCTACACGAACACTGATATTCCTGCAGGAAATAATGGAAACAACGGCACAATACATCATCCCGTTACTCAGGTGAACTGGTATGAGGTTGTGAAGTGGTGTAATGCCCGATCAGAAAAAGAAGGATTGACACCAGTCTATTATACGGACAGCACACAGACAACTGTGTATCGCACTGGTGAAATTTCAATTAATAGTAGTGCGGTAAAATGGACCGCAAACGGGTATCGGTTGCCGACAGAAACGGAATGGGAGTTTGCCGCGCGAGGAGGAATCTACTCTCATAATTATTCCTACAGCGGCAGTAACACTATCGGAGAAGTGGCTTGGTATAACTTAAATTCTTTAGGCACTACTCAGCCTGTTGGACAATTAAAAGCAAATGAACTCGGTCTATTTGATATGAGCGGTAATGTTTATGAACTGTGCTGGGATTGGCTGGTTGATAATACATATCCAGTAGGTGGAGCGATTGATCCTAAAGGACCTTCGACACCAGGATCACAAATCGAGATGCGAATCGTGCGAGGTGGTTGTTACAGTGCTGATAAGAGTTATTGTGAAGTGGGCCAACACTTCGGCGGTTTCGCTCCAACAGTTCGGTATAGCACCGATACTGGCTTTCGATGTGTACAAAAATAA
- a CDS encoding NAD-dependent epimerase/dehydratase family protein, with the protein MKPTTFFVTGATGFIGTKLVNELVRQGHSVHALTRAKSNREGLHNENIKLVQGDIMDRDSLIAGMSGCTHVFHLAAYAKNWARDPKIFHDHNVLGMQNVFDAARQAGIQRVVWTSTIVTFGPTTPGIIGNETMLRITSKYYTEYEETKAIAEKEAIKMATEEFPVVLVNPTRVYGPGKLTEGNSVSLMIDQYDRGLVPILLNRGVNIGNYVLVDDLVRGHILAMEKGRIGERYIIGGENASLKHFYELVDEVSGRKHFQINLPPKVGLAYGGIQKFAAEKFGIYPQITTGWVETFLQDWAFSCTKAERELGYTFTPLREGVRLTYEWILQQRELRKNKS; encoded by the coding sequence ATGAAGCCAACAACTTTTTTTGTGACCGGCGCGACCGGTTTTATCGGCACAAAGCTTGTCAACGAACTGGTCCGTCAGGGGCACTCGGTTCATGCATTGACACGCGCCAAAAGTAATCGCGAAGGACTTCATAATGAAAATATTAAGCTGGTCCAAGGCGATATTATGGATCGTGATTCTCTTATTGCAGGGATGAGTGGCTGCACGCACGTTTTTCACCTTGCGGCATATGCCAAGAACTGGGCGCGAGATCCAAAAATATTCCATGACCATAACGTCCTCGGTATGCAAAATGTATTCGACGCCGCCAGGCAAGCCGGCATTCAGCGGGTGGTGTGGACATCCACCATCGTTACTTTTGGACCTACGACGCCCGGTATCATCGGCAACGAAACAATGCTTCGCATCACATCGAAATACTACACAGAATATGAAGAGACAAAGGCGATCGCAGAAAAAGAAGCAATCAAAATGGCGACTGAAGAATTTCCTGTCGTCTTGGTAAATCCCACACGCGTGTACGGCCCCGGTAAACTGACGGAAGGAAATTCCGTCAGTTTAATGATTGATCAGTACGATCGCGGTTTGGTGCCAATTCTTCTCAACCGCGGCGTTAATATTGGGAATTATGTTTTAGTAGATGATCTCGTACGTGGACATATCCTTGCAATGGAAAAAGGGCGCATTGGCGAGCGGTATATTATCGGCGGCGAAAATGCATCCCTGAAACATTTCTACGAACTGGTGGATGAAGTAAGCGGCAGGAAACATTTCCAGATCAATCTTCCACCTAAAGTAGGACTTGCGTACGGTGGTATCCAGAAATTCGCAGCAGAAAAATTCGGCATCTACCCGCAAATCACTACCGGCTGGGTGGAAACATTTCTACAGGATTGGGCATTCTCGTGTACCAAAGCCGAACGTGAACTTGGATACACGTTTACTCCGCTGAGGGAAGGCGTACGATTGACGTACGAATGGATTTTACAGCAACGTGAACTTCGGAAGAATAAATCATGA